One region of Wyeomyia smithii strain HCP4-BCI-WySm-NY-G18 chromosome 3, ASM2978416v1, whole genome shotgun sequence genomic DNA includes:
- the LOC129731537 gene encoding trypsin-2-like isoform X2 — MNKTISYLTVRLGCNSLNEGGVLYSVKASYVHPKHNGTTSKRALALLKLSTALKFSPTVSPIPLVKPGYGMEEGTPCSIPSSIANITEIKAKLWTREKCQTAYPSAVNFTDDALCAKITTANNNTIQCNDSQRQPRLRFMLGSPLVCEGKQVAIVSRLGAESMQATAAVPMAGVSSGVGRLCDGDPGDTGPVGQRFAIYGMPDYFTDVAFGNKWISSFTVRRKRKLSSSQNRRRSSVKGGRNHRNGGAPGVSSSVLVGAVLVLSGHMVRAV, encoded by the exons AATAAGACGATATCCTATCTGACGGTTCGGCTGGGCTGCAACAGCCTTAACGAAGGCGGAGTCTTGTACAGTGTGAAAGCTTCTTACGTTCATCCGAAGCATAATGGGACAACATCGAAACGGGCTTTGGCCTTGCTGAAGCTAAGCACTGCATTGAAGTTTTCCCCAACTGTCAGCCCTATTCCGTTGGTCAAACCAGGCTATGGGATGGAAGAGGGAACGCCCTGCTCGATTCCCAGTTCGATTGCCAATATAACGGAAATCAAAGCCAAACTGTGGACGCGAGAAAAATGCCAGACTGCTTACCCGAGTGCAGTCAATTTCACAGACGACGCACTGTGCGCAAAGATCACGACCGCCAATAACAACACCATCCAGTGTAATGAC AGCCAGCGTCAGCCCCGACTACGCTTCATGCTAGGCAGTCCGCTAGTATGCGAAGGCAAGCAAGTCGCAATCGTGTCTCGTTTAGGTGCTGAATCGATGCAAGCCACTGCTGCAGTACCTATGGCTGGTGTGTCGTCGGGGGTAGGCCGCCTGTGTGATGGTGACCCCGGCGATACTGGACCGGTCGGGCAGCGCTTCGCTATCTACGGTATGCCGGATTATTTTACAGATGTGGCGTTCGGTAATAAATGGATCAGTTCGTTTACCGTACGGAGAAAACGGAAACTGAGCAGCAGCCAAAACCGACGCCGTTCATCCGTGAAAGGCGGCCGGAATCATCGGAACGGCGGCGCACCGGGTGTGAGCAGTTCCGTTCTGGTGGGTGCAGTGTTGGTGCTAAGTGGCCACATGGTTCGTGCTGTGTGA
- the LOC129731538 gene encoding chymotrypsin-like protease CTRL-1 → MIDRIVRSLFFVSLFREGLPYKTNESWVPFVVSLENNEGKFCAGCFVGASWIVTVASCVRNKQPNEFSVRIPPRNSDSHTGYHTKVERIIIHSEYESSKELLEFNVALLKLRRPAVFENYSLSIDIAKDSFYSETLLQCLLADTRDQDQVLDAQVKYIRLRPSQACNGKLKSKICADNFEDRLCEFNKGSPLLCQDGNHFLLTGLLAGPVQCLHQNVSEVFLGVNAFETWINSILDGGNLANPTNLTPVNYSMRLSQFNWMIIAVSFFILSATIFIMVLRSGFKAR, encoded by the exons ATGATCGACAGGATAGTTCGAAGTTTGTTTTTCGTTAGTTTGTTTAGAG AAGGATTGCCGTATAAAACCAACGAAAGTTGGGTACCATTCGTAGTCAGTTTGGAAAACAACGAGGGTAAGTTCTGTGCTGGATGCTTTGTCGGGGCTAGTTGGATTGTAACGGTCGCCAGCTGTGTGCG GAACAAGCAACCGAATGAATTTTCTGTGCGAATTCCACCCCGGAACAGTGACTCACATACCGGATATCACACGAAAGTGGAAAGGATCATAATTCATTCGGAATATGAGTCATCAAAGGAGTTGTTAGAATTTAATGTGGCACTGCTGAAGCTAAGGAGACCAGCCGTTTTTGAGAACTATTCCCTATCAATTGATATAGCGAAAGATTCGTTCTACTCTGAGACTCTTTTGCAGTGTTTATTGGCGGATACTCGAGATCAAGACCAAGTTTTGGATGCTCAAGTGAAATATATCCGGTTACGACCGTCCCAGGCTTGCAACGGGAAACTGAAGAGTAAAATTTGTGCAGATAACTTCGAGGACCGGCTCTGCgag TTCAACAAAGGAAGTCCACTACTTTGCCAGGATGGAAACCATTTCCTGCTGACTGGATTGCTCGCTGGACCAGTGCAATGTTTGCATCAGAATGTGTCGGAGGTTTTCCTTGGTGTTAACGCGTTTGAAACGTGGATCAATAGCATCCTAGATGGAGGAAATTTGGCCAATCCGACGAACCTAACCCCAGTTAATTATTCGATGAGACTCTCGCAATTCAATTGGATGATTATTGCCGTGTCTTTCTTTATTCTAAGTGCAACTATTTTTATAATGGTTTTGAGGTCAGGGTTCAAGGCACGATAA